The Acidicapsa ligni genome contains a region encoding:
- a CDS encoding DUF47 domain-containing protein, giving the protein MFNLLPKDDKFYDELEQLADRVVSTAKQLEGIVSSFPSFDGQLYNIEQDRIAARKIFGESLLRLDQAFITPLDREDILGLINEMYGVVDRSSELSQRFRLYRLKDLHPTLTGQAKNLSTIASVLNGIIHGLRKQKKLKDFKPDLDAVSDAMELVKRDRETFLGDLFQGNPDPLEVIKKKELHDLLEEAIERCEDATETLARVLLKNG; this is encoded by the coding sequence ATCGTGTTGTCAGCACTGCGAAGCAGTTGGAAGGCATAGTCTCGAGCTTCCCAAGTTTTGATGGCCAACTGTACAACATTGAACAGGATCGAATTGCGGCTCGTAAGATTTTTGGTGAATCTCTGCTTAGGCTCGACCAGGCTTTTATCACTCCGCTCGATCGCGAAGACATTCTAGGTCTCATCAACGAAATGTATGGCGTCGTCGATAGATCTTCAGAACTATCGCAACGATTTCGTCTCTACAGGTTGAAAGACTTGCATCCGACCCTCACCGGTCAGGCGAAGAATCTTTCGACTATTGCCAGCGTACTCAATGGCATTATCCACGGCTTGCGCAAGCAAAAGAAGCTGAAGGATTTCAAGCCGGATTTAGACGCTGTTTCGGATGCCATGGAATTGGTCAAGCGCGATCGAGAGACCTTCTTAGGAGATCTTTTTCAGGGAAATCCTGACCCTCTCGAAGTGATCAAGAAAAAAGAATTGCATGATCTCCTGGAAGAAGCGATTGAACGCTGCGAAGACGCGACAGAAACGCTGGCTCGCGTGTTACTCAAGAATGGCTGA
- a CDS encoding inorganic phosphate transporter produces the protein MPILYFVIVLVAVALIFDFFNGFHDAANSVATVVTTRVLSPVQAVLWAAFFNFVAAFLFGTGVAQTISNKLIDPKAVDVYVICGGLIGAIAWDIITWLMALPTSSSHAIISGYAGAAIAKAGFSVILLKGWVPVIVFLIISPVIGMILGWLIMTMVGWMMRKTERYKAEKRFRHLQLLSAGLYSLGHGTNDAQKTMGIIVALLAAAGHEQWGKASHSGFQGLAGKHEIAWWIILSCHAAMALGTMAGGWRIVKTIGSRITPHLRPVGGFSAELAAATTIGLATLASVPISTTHAIGGAVSGVGATRGWHAVRWIWGEKIVIAWVVTFPAAALIGAGGYALAHFAIQPFIQ, from the coding sequence ATGCCGATCCTCTATTTTGTCATTGTCCTGGTTGCCGTCGCATTGATTTTTGATTTCTTCAATGGCTTTCACGATGCGGCCAACTCCGTGGCAACCGTTGTGACCACTCGTGTACTTTCACCGGTACAGGCGGTCCTTTGGGCTGCATTTTTTAATTTCGTTGCGGCCTTTCTTTTCGGAACTGGTGTGGCTCAGACCATCAGCAATAAGCTGATCGATCCAAAGGCGGTCGATGTCTATGTCATTTGTGGTGGTCTGATAGGTGCCATCGCCTGGGACATTATTACGTGGCTGATGGCGCTGCCGACGAGTTCTTCCCATGCCATCATCAGTGGATACGCGGGCGCTGCAATCGCTAAGGCAGGATTCAGTGTCATCCTGCTTAAAGGATGGGTACCGGTGATTGTGTTTCTGATCATCTCGCCAGTCATCGGGATGATCCTGGGCTGGCTCATTATGACTATGGTTGGTTGGATGATGCGGAAGACGGAGCGCTATAAGGCGGAGAAGCGCTTTCGCCATTTACAGCTTCTCTCTGCGGGGCTCTACTCGCTTGGCCACGGCACGAATGATGCTCAAAAAACGATGGGCATCATCGTAGCTCTGCTCGCTGCGGCAGGCCACGAGCAATGGGGTAAAGCGAGCCATTCCGGATTTCAGGGGCTAGCCGGAAAACATGAGATTGCGTGGTGGATTATTCTTAGCTGCCACGCGGCGATGGCACTGGGCACGATGGCCGGTGGGTGGCGGATCGTCAAAACGATAGGCTCACGCATCACTCCGCATCTGCGTCCGGTTGGAGGCTTCTCCGCTGAATTGGCCGCTGCCACCACGATTGGCCTTGCCACACTGGCCAGTGTTCCTATCTCTACTACGCATGCAATTGGAGGGGCTGTGTCTGGGGTGGGAGCGACACGGGGCTGGCATGCCGTTCGATGGATATGGGGAGAAAAGATTGTGATTGCGTGGGTCGTTACGTTCCCCGCAGCGGCCCTGATTGGAGCTGGAGGGTATGCTTTGGCTCACTTCGCAATTCAACCTTTCATCCAATAA
- a CDS encoding FAD-dependent oxidoreductase, protein MREFELYEAAKLKDGQRQIFNVGKTEMLVLRHHHKLIAIQSKCPHAGGPLEEGAICNGRIVCPWHMGTFNLPDGKLIEPPAMQSLDTYSIREGREGVFVSVPDAKKPVSMHATDKRKFLIVGCGAAGAMAAKTLRDEHFSGKILMVDPHSEEPIDRTMLTKMSLSGKEPVPKLKELNDLNLTRITASLVRLQSDRKMVTLSDGSRFKYDAALIATGGKPKQLPTKVTDKIHVIRHTEDLKSLRRAALPKSHAVIIGTSFIGMEAASALTQRGLKVTVIGEEELPFEKQFGCEISSALLSLHKRKGVKFVLGVKIIQLTNNRVLLQKGDKVVPIDADLVVLGVGVVPKLDFEHDLPLAADGSVLTDKSLRADGHVWVAGDIANVGGRRIEHWRVAQQHGMAAAKQMLGQRADVESVPFFWTYHFEKKINYLGHATEWEDISIVGDVDRLDFIAFMTTRGKVKAVVSCAKETETALLAELMRKPLSLSTANRAIRSIASRG, encoded by the coding sequence ATGCGTGAGTTTGAGCTCTACGAAGCTGCCAAACTGAAGGATGGTCAGCGACAGATTTTCAATGTTGGCAAGACCGAGATGCTCGTTCTCAGGCACCATCACAAACTCATAGCAATACAGAGCAAGTGCCCCCACGCGGGTGGTCCACTTGAGGAAGGCGCGATCTGCAATGGTCGAATTGTTTGTCCGTGGCACATGGGGACCTTCAATCTGCCGGATGGAAAATTGATTGAGCCTCCCGCTATGCAATCGCTTGATACATATTCGATCCGGGAGGGAAGGGAAGGTGTATTCGTCTCTGTACCTGATGCTAAAAAGCCCGTATCAATGCACGCGACAGACAAGCGAAAGTTTCTAATCGTCGGTTGCGGCGCTGCGGGCGCTATGGCTGCTAAAACGCTGAGGGATGAGCATTTTTCAGGGAAGATTCTTATGGTTGATCCGCATAGCGAGGAGCCGATTGATCGGACGATGCTGACGAAGATGTCGCTTAGCGGAAAAGAGCCTGTTCCAAAACTCAAAGAACTGAATGACCTGAATCTTACTCGAATCACTGCATCGTTGGTCAGGCTTCAATCTGATCGGAAGATGGTTACTCTTAGCGATGGGTCCAGATTTAAGTATGATGCTGCACTCATCGCCACAGGCGGTAAGCCGAAGCAATTGCCAACGAAGGTGACAGATAAAATACATGTCATTCGTCATACGGAGGATCTCAAAAGTCTGCGACGAGCGGCTCTCCCTAAAAGCCACGCGGTCATCATTGGTACCAGCTTCATCGGGATGGAAGCAGCGTCCGCTCTTACCCAGCGTGGACTCAAAGTCACAGTAATCGGAGAAGAGGAGCTTCCATTTGAGAAGCAGTTTGGATGCGAGATCTCCAGTGCTCTGCTTTCTTTACACAAGCGGAAAGGTGTGAAGTTTGTCCTGGGTGTCAAAATTATTCAACTGACTAATAATCGAGTGCTTTTACAAAAAGGTGACAAGGTCGTGCCTATCGATGCTGATCTCGTCGTTCTCGGTGTGGGAGTGGTACCTAAACTTGATTTTGAACACGACCTTCCTCTTGCCGCTGATGGTTCCGTGCTTACGGACAAATCGCTACGTGCCGATGGGCACGTCTGGGTTGCGGGTGACATTGCTAACGTAGGAGGCCGGCGTATTGAACACTGGAGAGTTGCGCAACAACATGGAATGGCCGCTGCGAAACAAATGCTCGGTCAGCGGGCGGATGTCGAATCCGTTCCGTTTTTCTGGACCTATCATTTCGAGAAGAAAATCAATTATCTCGGTCATGCTACTGAGTGGGAAGACATTTCGATAGTTGGTGATGTCGATAGATTAGATTTCATTGCCTTCATGACTACGCGGGGTAAGGTCAAAGCTGTTGTGAGTTGTGCTAAAGAAACCGAGACGGCATTGCTCGCTGAGTTAATGCGTAAACCATTATCGCTGAGCACTGCGAACCGAGCGATTCGCTCTATTGCCAGCCGAGGCTAG